Proteins encoded by one window of Carbonactinospora thermoautotrophica:
- a CDS encoding type IV secretory system conjugative DNA transfer family protein has protein sequence MSVTRRSRGPSDITPYLALAGLGLLLLVVAGVWVAVAVAAALGHAPAPPANPFTLAIQLAVGQRAWPGPTATVVAAAELLVAAALAAGVWRIVARLRRSRVSVDAAARHLADPRDIAHLTEAGVTATARRLGAPTTSPGVPIGRALPSRQRIYGSWEDMHLDIWGTRTGKTTSRAIPAILAAPGCLLVTSNKRDVVDATRLIRDRAGTVWVFDPHQIAGEDPTWWWNPLSYVTDVDKAMRLAAIFADFSRAVGAKQDAYFDPKGEQLLAYMLLAAAAAGEPITIVHEWLSDPTDATPVDVLRRTGHHMPAHAVQGVINYADKQRDGIYGTAEKAVSWLVNPAVTRWITPGGRRTPEFRPEEFVRGTDTLYSLSMEGRSGAAVVAALNVAVIEAAEELSTRSPGGRLPVPFLGVLDEAANGVRWRDLPDRYSHYGSRGIILMTILQSWSQGVEVWGDHGMRKLRDAANIRVFGGGQLDAAFLEDLSRVLGEFEPETTSISVQRGAGRSRSTTVSTRPERILDLADLAALPRGRAIVLASGTRPILIETEPWTRGPRAAEVEESLARYSPPGEPVEAVDA, from the coding sequence ATGAGCGTCACCCGCCGCAGCCGTGGCCCCTCCGACATCACCCCGTACCTGGCGCTGGCCGGCCTGGGGCTCCTCCTCCTCGTCGTCGCCGGCGTGTGGGTCGCGGTGGCGGTCGCCGCCGCCCTCGGCCACGCACCGGCCCCGCCCGCCAACCCGTTCACCCTCGCGATCCAGCTCGCCGTCGGCCAACGCGCCTGGCCGGGCCCAACCGCCACCGTGGTTGCCGCCGCCGAGCTGCTCGTCGCGGCGGCGCTCGCGGCGGGGGTGTGGCGGATCGTGGCGCGCCTGCGCCGCTCCCGGGTCTCGGTGGACGCCGCCGCCCGCCACCTGGCCGACCCCCGCGACATCGCCCACCTGACCGAAGCGGGCGTGACCGCGACCGCGCGCCGCCTGGGCGCGCCCACCACCAGCCCCGGCGTGCCGATCGGGCGGGCCCTGCCCAGCCGGCAGCGCATCTACGGCTCCTGGGAGGACATGCACCTCGACATCTGGGGCACCCGCACCGGTAAGACCACCTCCCGCGCGATCCCGGCGATCCTGGCCGCCCCGGGCTGCCTGCTGGTCACCTCCAACAAGCGCGACGTGGTGGACGCCACGCGGCTGATCCGCGACCGCGCAGGCACTGTGTGGGTGTTCGACCCGCACCAAATCGCCGGGGAGGACCCCACCTGGTGGTGGAACCCCCTGTCGTACGTGACCGACGTGGACAAGGCAATGCGGCTCGCCGCGATCTTCGCTGACTTCTCCCGCGCCGTCGGCGCCAAGCAGGACGCCTACTTCGACCCCAAGGGGGAGCAGCTGCTCGCCTACATGCTGCTGGCCGCCGCCGCGGCCGGTGAGCCGATCACCATCGTCCACGAGTGGCTGAGCGACCCGACCGACGCCACCCCGGTCGACGTGCTGCGCCGCACCGGCCACCACATGCCCGCCCACGCCGTGCAAGGCGTCATCAACTACGCGGACAAGCAGCGTGACGGCATCTACGGCACCGCCGAGAAGGCCGTGTCCTGGCTGGTCAACCCGGCGGTCACCCGGTGGATCACCCCCGGCGGCCGGCGCACCCCGGAGTTTCGGCCCGAGGAGTTCGTGCGCGGCACCGACACCCTGTACTCGCTGTCCATGGAGGGCCGCTCGGGCGCGGCCGTGGTGGCCGCGCTGAACGTCGCCGTCATCGAGGCCGCCGAGGAGCTGTCGACCCGCTCACCCGGCGGCCGGCTGCCCGTGCCGTTCCTCGGCGTGCTGGACGAGGCGGCCAACGGGGTCCGGTGGCGGGACCTGCCCGACCGCTACAGCCACTACGGCAGCCGCGGCATCATCCTCATGACCATCCTGCAGTCCTGGTCCCAGGGCGTGGAGGTGTGGGGCGACCACGGGATGCGCAAGCTGCGCGACGCTGCGAACATCCGGGTCTTCGGCGGCGGCCAGCTCGACGCCGCGTTTTTGGAGGACCTGTCGCGGGTGCTGGGTGAGTTCGAGCCGGAAACCACCTCGATCAGCGTGCAGCGCGGCGCCGGCCGGTCGCGCTCGACGACCGTGTCCACCCGGCCCGAGCGGATCCTCGACCTCGCCGACCTCGCCGCGCTCCCCCGGGGGCGGGCGATCGTGCTCGCCTCCGGCACCCGGCCCATCCTGATCGAGACCGAGCCGTGGACCCGGGGGCCACGCGCCGCCGAGGTGGAGGAGTCCCTCGCGCGCTACAGCCCCCCGGGTGAGCCTGTCGAGGCGGTCGATGCCTGA
- a CDS encoding DUF4913 domain-containing protein, producing MPEPMPDDLLADDGWVPGEPLDGAETGGHGTGAELAYPNLDAWVRGHLAPLIRRRLGGTLTWCAQWWKHPEAVSRLNALWQEWEKARIEGTMSAWWLHHADPHLHALMNRDTGVFAACKPDRHTELDPLPVAESDPNLWLGPAFSDPSSEGEG from the coding sequence ATGCCTGAGCCGATGCCTGACGACCTGCTGGCCGACGACGGCTGGGTGCCCGGCGAGCCGCTGGACGGAGCCGAGACCGGTGGCCACGGCACCGGGGCGGAGTTGGCGTACCCGAACCTCGACGCCTGGGTGCGCGGCCACCTGGCCCCGCTGATCCGCCGCCGGCTCGGCGGCACGCTCACCTGGTGCGCGCAATGGTGGAAGCACCCCGAAGCGGTCTCCCGGTTGAACGCGCTGTGGCAGGAGTGGGAGAAGGCCCGGATCGAGGGCACGATGTCGGCCTGGTGGCTGCACCACGCCGACCCGCACCTGCACGCCCTGATGAACCGCGACACCGGCGTGTTCGCCGCCTGCAAACCCGACCGGCACACCGAACTCGACCCGCTGCCCGTCGCCGAATCCGACCCGAACCTGTGGCTCGGCCCCGCGTTCTCTGACCCCTCATCTGAAGGAGAGGGGTAG
- a CDS encoding ATP/GTP-binding protein, with protein MRNASARRPGPRGYPGRGGGRASYVEAPPEWRGTTVQVCGLWPFGVGSGTPMIGVPVGRHLDNGTTVCCDPISWFQRAQLIHNPSALVLGRPGLGKSTFVRRLVLGLAGYGVYPLILGDLKPDYVDLIAAMGGQVVKLGRGLGSLNVLDPGETAAAAARLSGADRDRLLAQAQGRRLNMLAALVTILRGGQPPSDHERTILSAALRVLDERHAGVPILPDLIRVLDEGPEEVRRVTLDRGNDERYRAAVDPLHRSLFGLLDGPMGETFARHTTTPIRLDSPGGVCIDISGIDEADTDLAAAALLACWSDGFGAIEAAHALADAGLAPQRHFFVVLDELWRVLRAGRGLVDRVDALTRLNRQRGIGQVMVTHTMDDLLAVAEVADRHKAKGFAERAGMIVCGGLPEAEMASLTQVVRLSHKERRLIVDWSTPPSWDPMLNREAEPPGRGKFLIKVGSRPGIPVKVELTAAERDVNDTNKRWRHAAAQEGAAPAGSTAAGVRA; from the coding sequence ATGCGCAACGCATCTGCTCGGCGGCCGGGCCCGCGCGGCTACCCCGGCCGCGGCGGCGGCCGCGCCTCTTATGTGGAGGCGCCACCGGAGTGGCGCGGCACCACGGTGCAGGTGTGCGGGTTGTGGCCGTTCGGGGTCGGTTCGGGCACGCCGATGATCGGGGTGCCCGTGGGCCGGCACCTGGACAACGGCACCACGGTGTGCTGCGACCCGATCTCCTGGTTCCAACGCGCCCAGTTGATCCACAATCCGTCCGCGCTGGTGCTCGGCCGCCCAGGCCTGGGCAAGTCCACGTTCGTGCGCCGCCTGGTCCTGGGACTGGCCGGGTACGGGGTGTACCCGCTGATCCTGGGCGACCTCAAGCCGGACTACGTCGACCTCATCGCCGCGATGGGCGGCCAGGTCGTCAAGCTGGGGCGGGGCCTGGGCAGCCTCAACGTCTTGGACCCCGGGGAGACCGCGGCGGCCGCAGCCCGGCTGTCCGGCGCCGACCGCGACCGGCTGCTCGCCCAAGCGCAGGGCCGCCGGCTGAACATGCTGGCCGCCCTGGTGACGATCCTGCGCGGCGGGCAGCCGCCCAGCGACCACGAACGCACGATCCTGTCCGCCGCCTTGCGGGTGCTGGACGAGCGCCATGCCGGCGTGCCGATCCTGCCCGACCTGATCCGCGTCCTGGACGAAGGCCCCGAGGAGGTGCGCCGGGTCACCCTGGACCGCGGGAACGACGAGCGGTACCGGGCGGCGGTCGACCCGCTGCACCGGTCGTTGTTTGGTTTGTTGGATGGGCCGATGGGGGAGACATTCGCCCGACACACCACCACCCCCATCCGGCTGGACTCCCCCGGCGGGGTGTGCATCGACATCTCCGGCATCGACGAGGCCGACACCGACCTGGCCGCGGCCGCGTTGCTGGCGTGCTGGTCGGACGGGTTCGGCGCGATCGAGGCCGCCCACGCACTCGCCGACGCCGGCCTGGCCCCACAGCGGCACTTCTTCGTCGTCCTGGACGAGCTGTGGCGGGTGCTGCGCGCCGGCCGTGGCCTGGTCGACCGGGTCGACGCGCTCACCCGGCTCAACCGCCAGCGCGGCATCGGCCAGGTCATGGTCACCCACACCATGGACGACCTGCTGGCCGTGGCCGAGGTGGCCGACCGGCACAAGGCCAAGGGCTTCGCCGAACGCGCAGGAATGATCGTGTGCGGTGGGTTGCCCGAGGCGGAGATGGCGTCGCTGACCCAGGTGGTGCGCCTCTCCCACAAGGAGCGGCGGCTGATCGTCGACTGGTCCACGCCCCCGAGCTGGGACCCGATGCTCAACCGCGAGGCCGAGCCCCCCGGCCGCGGCAAGTTCCTGATCAAGGTCGGCAGCCGGCCCGGCATCCCCGTCAAGGTCGAGCTCACCGCCGCCGAGCGCGACGTCAACGACACCAACAAGCGGTGGCGCCACGCGGCGGCACAAGAGGGAGCCGCACCGGCGGGATCCACGGCGGCGGGAGTCAGGGCATGA